Within Desulfolithobacter dissulfuricans, the genomic segment CTTCACCCAGCAACCTGGCAACAATGTCTGGCACCGCCTTCATGGCCTCGGGCAGCTTATCGGGCATGGGTCCTCCGGCCTGGGCCATGTCCGGCCGGCCGCCTCCCTTACCGCCGACGATAGCGGCAACCTCGCGGACCAGGTCCCCGGCCCTGATCCGGCCGGTGAGATCCTTACTGACCAGGGCCAGCAGAGCGGCCTTGCCGCCGAATTCCCCACCGAGGACAGCCACACCGGACCCCATTTTTTCGCGCAGCTTATCGCCGATTTCCCGCAGGGTTTTCGGCGAATCCAGCTTGACCTGACCGCCGATCACCCTGATGCCGTCGACCTCGACAGCCGAGTTCAGCAGGGAATCGAGATCGGAAAGGGCGAGCCGGGCGGTCAGTTGCGCGACCTCCTTTTCCAGCTCCTTTTGGCGCTTCAGCAGAGATTCGATCTTTTCCGCCGCCTGATCCAGGGGCCCGGAAACCAGCGCGGAGATGGCCGCGGCCTGGCTGGCCAGGTCCTGAACCCAGGCCAGGGCCCGGTCGCCGGTCACTGCCTCGATACGCCGAATGCCGGCCGCGATCCCGGTTTCACTGATGATCTTGAAAAATCCTATGTCACCGGTGGCCTGCACATGGGTCCCACCGCACAGCTCCTTGCTGAAATCACCCATGGAAACCACCCGCACCTCGTCACCATACTTCTCGCCGAACAGGGCAGTAGCCCCTTCCTTTATGGCTTCATCGCGCTTGAGCAGTGAGGTCTGCACCGGGATATTTTGCCGGATCTGACTATTTACCAGCTGCTCAATGGCCTGGATCTCCTCCGGGGTAACCGGAGAGAAATGGGTGAAATCGAACCTGAGCCGATCGTGTTCGACCAGGGAGCCGGCCTGTTTGACATGGTCGCCCAGCACCCGTTTCATAGCGGCGTGGAGGAGATGGGTCGCACTGTGGTTGCAGGCAGTGGCCACCCGCCTGTCCCCGGCAACGGCCAAGGTCACGGCCTGCCCGCTCTGGAGCTCACCCTTGGTGATAACCCCTTCGTGCAGGGTTATTCCTTCCACCGGGGACCGGGTAGTCTCCACTTCCATCTCGCCGCCGTCCCAGATGATCGCTCCCCGGTCGCCGGCTTGGCCACCGGATTCAGCGTAAAAGGGGGTACGGGGGCTGAAAACCTGAACCCGCTCCCCTTCTCCGGCCCGCTCCACCAGTTCACCGCGCTCATTGATAATACCCTCGACGGTACAGTGAATCTCCCGATTGGAGTAGCCGACAAACTGACTCTGTCTCCCCTGTTCCAGAAGCTCCAGCACACCCTGGTCAAGGTGATCCACATCAGTGCCCTTCCACGATTTACGCGACTGTTCCCGCTGCTGCTCCATGGCCGCGTTGAACCCGGCCTCGTCAAAGGCAATACCCTTTTCCAGGGCCACGTCCCGGACAATGTCCACTGGAAAACCGTACGTGTCGTAGAGTTTGAAGATAAACTGCCCATCGATGCAGGCCCTGTCACCCTGTTCTTTCTGCAGCCGCTCTATCTCCGAAGCCAGCATGGCCAGCCCCTTGTCCAGGGTCTCACCGAAACGGTTTTCCT encodes:
- the alaS gene encoding alanine--tRNA ligase, translating into MTGNEIRTRFLEYFKQKGHTIVESSSLVPHDDPTLLFTNAGMVQFKRVFMGEEQRDYVRATTCQRCVRAGGKHNDLENVGHTARHHTFFEMLGNFSFGDYFKKEAIEYAWEFLTRELGLDPEQLWVSVFRDDDEAYELWEQIEDLPKGRIVRLGEADNFWAMGDTGPCGPCSEIHIDQGVEAGCGRPECAVGCDCDRFLELWNLVFMQYYRDESGKMTPLPKPSIDTGMGLERVAAVLQGKLNNFDSDLFTPIIDHIEKISGRRYKADSNDNVSMRVIADHARATTFLVSDGVLPSNEGRGYVLRRIMRRAIRFGRALGLSGPFFAGVCALVADLMEEAYPHLRDARQLLDKVVNNEENRFGETLDKGLAMLASEIERLQKEQGDRACIDGQFIFKLYDTYGFPVDIVRDVALEKGIAFDEAGFNAAMEQQREQSRKSWKGTDVDHLDQGVLELLEQGRQSQFVGYSNREIHCTVEGIINERGELVERAGEGERVQVFSPRTPFYAESGGQAGDRGAIIWDGGEMEVETTRSPVEGITLHEGVITKGELQSGQAVTLAVAGDRRVATACNHSATHLLHAAMKRVLGDHVKQAGSLVEHDRLRFDFTHFSPVTPEEIQAIEQLVNSQIRQNIPVQTSLLKRDEAIKEGATALFGEKYGDEVRVVSMGDFSKELCGGTHVQATGDIGFFKIISETGIAAGIRRIEAVTGDRALAWVQDLASQAAAISALVSGPLDQAAEKIESLLKRQKELEKEVAQLTARLALSDLDSLLNSAVEVDGIRVIGGQVKLDSPKTLREIGDKLREKMGSGVAVLGGEFGGKAALLALVSKDLTGRIRAGDLVREVAAIVGGKGGGRPDMAQAGGPMPDKLPEAMKAVPDIVARLLGEEK